Proteins encoded in a region of the Campylobacter sp. MIT 99-7217 genome:
- the recG gene encoding ATP-dependent DNA helicase RecG → MKIKSTDLELFKKLHIKNCIDLALLLPKKLENLCLSKEVSEGICTEEVEILSVNSQNNKLFGTCYCKNWDIKASFVFFHPSKWHYALFKKGQCHILNSKMTFFNGIWQFSNPKIIKQSGILKPRYQISGIKDESIQRLIQNYVNEENLKALNLDQKYINLLLNLHAYDEKSFYLYENFNEFARDLKFVEIYNFLRRLRGKKQIFKSFELELFDINKWLEALPFKPTKDQLSAIKDIREDLVQEEAKRRVIMGDVGCGKTLVLLAGALSVYPKQALLMAPTSILAKQLFDEAKKLLPQFMQIVFIKGGKKEKDIESKLKHANLIIGTHALIHLKQHEAVLVMIDEQHRFGSNQRQKINDLASKEERKPHFVQFSATPIPRTLSMIQSELVSFSFIKQMPFKKDIQTLCVQDKDFSNLKAKIDEELRKNNQIIIIYPLVNESDNLPYLSLNEASKYWQEHYQNVFITHGKDKEKDEILLQFRQKGSILLSTTMVEVGISLPRLSVIVIVGAERLGLATLHQLRGRVGRVGLQSFCYLYTKQKQIPQRLIDFSKTLDGFKIAELDLKNRLSGDLLDGFMQHGNEFKFFDFSADEEILEEAKRALKE, encoded by the coding sequence ATGAAAATTAAAAGCACGGATTTAGAGCTTTTTAAAAAATTACACATAAAAAATTGCATAGATTTAGCTTTGCTTTTGCCTAAAAAGCTTGAAAATTTATGCTTAAGTAAGGAAGTAAGCGAGGGCATTTGCACTGAAGAAGTAGAAATTTTAAGTGTAAATTCGCAAAATAACAAGCTTTTTGGCACTTGTTATTGTAAAAATTGGGACATTAAAGCTTCTTTTGTTTTTTTTCACCCAAGTAAATGGCATTATGCACTTTTTAAAAAAGGGCAGTGTCATATACTTAATTCAAAAATGACTTTTTTTAACGGAATATGGCAATTTAGCAATCCAAAAATCATCAAGCAAAGCGGGATTTTAAAACCCAGATATCAAATTTCAGGTATTAAAGATGAGAGCATTCAAAGGCTTATTCAAAATTATGTAAATGAAGAAAATTTAAAAGCCTTAAATCTTGATCAAAAATATATCAATTTGCTTTTAAATTTGCATGCTTATGATGAAAAAAGCTTTTATTTGTATGAAAATTTCAATGAATTTGCTAGGGATTTAAAATTTGTTGAAATTTATAATTTTTTACGAAGATTAAGGGGTAAAAAGCAAATTTTTAAAAGCTTTGAGTTAGAACTTTTTGATATAAACAAATGGCTTGAAGCCTTGCCCTTTAAGCCTACAAAAGATCAGCTTAGTGCCATAAAAGATATAAGAGAAGATCTTGTTCAAGAAGAGGCTAAAAGGCGCGTGATTATGGGTGATGTGGGCTGTGGAAAAACCCTAGTTTTGCTTGCCGGTGCTTTAAGTGTGTATCCAAAACAAGCTCTTTTGATGGCTCCAACAAGCATTTTAGCTAAACAGCTTTTTGATGAGGCAAAAAAGCTTTTGCCTCAGTTTATGCAAATTGTTTTTATCAAGGGTGGAAAAAAGGAAAAAGATATTGAATCAAAGCTAAAACATGCAAATTTGATTATCGGCACGCATGCACTCATTCATTTAAAACAGCATGAGGCTGTTTTGGTGATGATTGATGAGCAACACCGCTTTGGCTCAAATCAAAGGCAAAAGATTAATGATCTTGCTTCAAAAGAAGAAAGAAAGCCCCATTTTGTGCAGTTTTCAGCAACGCCTATACCAAGAACTTTAAGTATGATACAATCAGAGCTTGTAAGCTTTTCTTTTATCAAACAAATGCCCTTTAAAAAAGACATTCAAACCCTATGCGTGCAAGATAAGGACTTTTCAAATTTAAAAGCAAAAATAGACGAGGAACTTCGTAAAAATAACCAAATTATCATCATTTATCCCCTTGTTAATGAAAGTGATAACCTGCCTTATCTTTCTTTAAATGAAGCAAGTAAGTATTGGCAAGAGCATTATCAAAATGTTTTTATTACGCATGGTAAAGACAAAGAAAAAGATGAAATTTTGCTTCAATTTAGGCAAAAAGGCTCTATCTTGCTTTCTACGACCATGGTTGAGGTGGGTATATCTTTGCCCCGTTTAAGTGTCATCGTTATCGTTGGTGCTGAAAGATTGGGGCTTGCTACCTTGCATCAGCTTAGAGGAAGAGTAGGTAGAGTAGGGCTTCAAAGCTTTTGTTATCTTTATACCAAACAAAAACAAATCCCTCAAAGGCTGATAGATTTTTCTAAAACCTTAGACGGCTTTAAGATAGCTGAACTTGATCTTAAAAACCGCTTAAGCGGGGATTTGCTTGATGGTTTTATGCAACATGGAAATGAGTTTAAATTTTTTGATTTTAGTGCTGATGAAGAAATTTTAGAAGAAGCAAAGAGGGCATTAAAGGAGTGA
- a CDS encoding group III truncated hemoglobin produces the protein MKFETINKEGIDALMDLFYAKIRNEKGELGKIFNDKIGTSDEEWTAHKKKISNFWQGMLLGEGDYNGQPLKAHLELPPFDNALFDTWLSLFESSLNELFVPQMAEVILQRAQMIANNFKRAIAMHRGA, from the coding sequence ATGAAATTTGAAACCATAAACAAAGAAGGCATTGATGCCTTAATGGATCTTTTTTATGCAAAGATAAGAAACGAAAAAGGCGAGCTTGGTAAAATTTTTAACGACAAAATAGGCACAAGCGATGAAGAATGGACAGCTCACAAGAAAAAAATCAGCAATTTTTGGCAAGGCATGCTTCTTGGCGAGGGGGATTACAACGGACAGCCCCTAAAAGCACACCTAGAGCTTCCACCCTTTGATAATGCTTTGTTTGATACTTGGCTTTCCTTGTTTGAAAGCTCTTTAAATGAACTTTTTGTGCCACAAATGGCTGAAGTGATCTTACAAAGAGCGCAAATGATCGCTAATAACTTCAAAAGAGCTATCGCTATGCACAGAGGTGCTTAA
- a CDS encoding Crp/Fnr family transcriptional regulator has protein sequence MQNLDFLQEIALKKHYKKGNILFYQGEKAQKFFLLLEGKVRVYKNIGEKELNLHHFRSGSFIAEMPAFKEINYPASAEFESDSCVLEIDFEAFKNLCLKDSKYSFLMILSLFEKIKILENKLTQSSQSLKQRLSSYLLKHKESLSKLTQRKIAQDLNTKAESISRIIKELRALKYITTTKGKIEILNFKALEQSLED, from the coding sequence ATGCAAAATTTAGATTTTTTACAAGAAATTGCTCTTAAAAAGCACTATAAAAAGGGCAATATTTTATTTTATCAAGGCGAAAAGGCTCAAAAATTTTTCTTGCTTTTAGAAGGAAAGGTAAGAGTGTATAAAAATATAGGAGAAAAAGAGCTAAATCTTCATCATTTTCGCTCAGGCAGTTTTATAGCAGAAATGCCGGCTTTTAAGGAGATAAACTATCCTGCAAGTGCTGAGTTTGAGAGTGATTCTTGTGTTTTGGAAATTGATTTTGAGGCTTTTAAAAATTTATGTCTTAAGGATAGTAAATATAGTTTTTTAATGATCTTATCTTTGTTTGAAAAGATTAAAATTTTAGAAAATAAACTCACCCAAAGTTCTCAAAGTCTCAAACAAAGGCTAAGTTCTTATCTTTTAAAGCACAAAGAAAGCTTAAGTAAGCTTACTCAAAGAAAGATTGCTCAGGATTTAAACACAAAGGCTGAATCAATCTCAAGGATTATTAAGGAACTAAGAGCTTTAAAATATATCACGACGACTAAGGGCAAGATAGAAATTTTAAATTTCAAGGCTTTAGAGCAAAGCCTTGAGGATTAG
- a CDS encoding amino acid ABC transporter permease produces MDFDFIIKYTPLFIKAGLFTLKLAFWGIFFSFLVGLFCVLMSYFKFHFIDKICKAYIELSRNTPLLIQLVFLYYGLVKLGVELSAFSCAVIGLAFLGGSYMAESLRAGIEAVKKQQFEAGLSLGLSPLQNFRFVIFPQALGVCMPSISANIIFLFKETSVVTVIALPDLVNTMTSLNSLFYKTNELLFMLFVGYLCIILPLSLILSYIEKRLAHV; encoded by the coding sequence ATGGATTTTGATTTTATTATAAAATACACCCCACTTTTTATAAAAGCTGGGCTTTTTACTTTAAAACTTGCATTTTGGGGGATATTTTTTTCTTTTTTAGTGGGCTTATTTTGTGTTTTGATGAGCTATTTTAAATTTCATTTTATTGATAAAATTTGTAAGGCTTATATAGAGCTTTCAAGAAATACCCCCTTGCTTATCCAGCTTGTTTTTTTGTATTATGGGCTTGTTAAACTAGGAGTAGAACTTTCTGCTTTTAGCTGTGCTGTGATAGGGCTTGCATTTTTGGGCGGTTCTTATATGGCTGAGAGTTTAAGAGCTGGCATTGAAGCGGTAAAAAAACAGCAGTTTGAAGCTGGGCTTTCTTTGGGTTTGTCGCCCTTGCAAAATTTCCGCTTCGTGATCTTTCCTCAAGCACTTGGGGTATGCATGCCAAGCATTAGTGCTAATATCATTTTTTTATTTAAAGAAACCTCAGTCGTAACTGTGATTGCTCTGCCTGATCTTGTTAATACCATGACAAGCTTAAATTCTTTATTTTATAAGACTAATGAGCTTTTATTTATGCTTTTTGTGGGATATTTGTGCATTATTTTGCCTCTTTCTTTGATTTTAAGCTATATAGAAAAAAGGCTGGCTCATGTTTGA
- a CDS encoding amino acid ABC transporter permease — MFEIFSLAVFLRLFDGLLATLHIASVSIVISSIAGLFLGILMCVKNPFIYAFCRFCLEFVRVMPLIVWLFLVYFGFSRWLGINLSSMSSAIVVFSIWGAFEMMDLVRASVQSIPKHQFEAGLSLGLNALQIYFYIIIPQAFRRLTPASMNLLTRLIKSTTFAYLIGVVELYKVGQQIIELHIKNIYAPLLIYGLIFFVFFMICYPISLISRRLELKWS; from the coding sequence ATGTTTGAAATTTTTTCTTTGGCTGTTTTTTTAAGATTATTTGACGGACTTTTAGCTACCTTGCATATCGCAAGTGTGAGTATTGTTATTTCAAGTATTGCGGGTTTATTTTTAGGGATTTTAATGTGTGTTAAAAATCCTTTCATATATGCTTTTTGTCGTTTTTGTTTGGAATTCGTCCGTGTTATGCCTCTTATTGTTTGGCTTTTTTTGGTGTATTTTGGCTTTTCTCGCTGGCTTGGCATTAACTTAAGCTCTATGAGTTCTGCTATCGTAGTGTTTAGTATTTGGGGTGCTTTTGAGATGATGGATTTGGTTCGTGCGAGTGTTCAAAGTATCCCAAAACACCAGTTTGAAGCCGGGCTTTCTTTGGGCTTAAATGCCTTGCAAATTTATTTTTATATTATCATTCCTCAAGCCTTTCGTCGTCTGACCCCAGCAAGTATGAATTTATTAACAAGGCTCATTAAAAGCACTACTTTTGCTTATTTGATAGGTGTTGTGGAGCTTTATAAAGTAGGACAGCAAATCATAGAACTTCATATCAAAAATATCTATGCACCACTTTTGATCTATGGCTTGATTTTCTTTGTATTTTTTATGATTTGTTATCCTATATCGCTTATTTCACGCAGGTTAGAACTAAAATGGAGTTAA
- a CDS encoding amino acid ABC transporter ATP-binding protein — MSILKIEHLHKYYGTHHALKDINLEVDKKEVVVILGPSGCGKSTFLRCINGLEEIASGSLSIDGVKIEKGFKQWGKIRQKVGMVFQSYELFDHLSVEENILLAPMKVQKRAKEEVLNEAKEWLKKVGLLDKLKAYPRELSGGQKQRIAIVRSLCMNPELMLFDEVTAALDPEIVREVLDVMLNLAKEGMTMLIVTHEMSFAKAVADRIVFMDAGQIVEISKPKDFFESPKTQRARKFLNLFDFH, encoded by the coding sequence ATGAGTATTTTAAAAATAGAGCATTTGCATAAGTATTATGGCACGCATCATGCCTTAAAGGATATAAATTTAGAAGTTGATAAAAAAGAAGTTGTGGTTATACTTGGACCTAGTGGGTGCGGAAAATCCACTTTTTTAAGGTGTATTAATGGACTTGAAGAAATTGCAAGCGGAAGTTTGAGTATAGATGGCGTAAAGATAGAAAAAGGCTTTAAGCAGTGGGGTAAGATCCGTCAAAAAGTGGGCATGGTGTTTCAATCCTACGAACTTTTTGATCATCTTAGCGTTGAAGAAAATATCTTGCTTGCTCCTATGAAGGTGCAAAAAAGAGCCAAAGAAGAGGTTTTAAACGAGGCTAAAGAGTGGCTTAAAAAAGTAGGGCTTTTAGATAAGCTAAAAGCCTATCCAAGAGAGCTTAGCGGTGGTCAAAAGCAACGCATAGCGATAGTTCGTAGCCTTTGTATGAATCCTGAGCTTATGCTCTTTGATGAAGTAACTGCAGCACTTGATCCTGAGATCGTTCGTGAGGTTTTAGATGTGATGTTAAATCTTGCAAAAGAGGGCATGACTATGCTCATCGTAACGCATGAGATGAGTTTTGCAAAGGCTGTTGCTGATAGGATCGTTTTTATGGACGCAGGGCAAATAGTAGAAATTTCAAAGCCAAAAGACTTTTTTGAAAGCCCAAAAACCCAAAGAGCAAGGAAGTTTTTAAATTTATTTGACTTTCATTAA
- a CDS encoding dioxygenase — translation MKMPVVFIGHGSPMNALLENENTQNWRNLGQKIKPKAILAISAHWYGKDIRLSHSDEKLEQIYDMYGFPKELYELKYSPRSNAKLASHVQSLLKDFNVKMDNSWGIDHGLWSVLCKMYPSADIEVVVMSVALDLPMKRQFELGKALRALRDEEILIFASGNIVHNLSLMHPNYENKAFEWTLNFDEFIKKAVLEKDYESILNFEQSPFFDQRCFASLEHFLPFINALGASTKEDPISVFNQNYNYGSVSMTSYLWGEL, via the coding sequence ATGAAAATGCCCGTAGTTTTTATAGGACATGGAAGCCCTATGAATGCACTTTTGGAAAATGAAAATACGCAAAATTGGCGAAATTTAGGACAAAAGATCAAGCCAAAGGCTATTTTGGCTATATCTGCTCATTGGTATGGCAAGGACATAAGGCTTAGTCATAGCGATGAAAAGCTTGAGCAAATTTATGATATGTATGGCTTTCCTAAAGAACTTTACGAACTTAAATACTCCCCAAGATCAAATGCTAAGCTTGCAAGCCATGTGCAAAGCCTTTTGAAAGATTTTAATGTAAAAATGGATAATTCTTGGGGCATAGATCATGGGCTTTGGAGCGTGCTTTGCAAGATGTATCCAAGTGCTGATATTGAAGTAGTCGTGATGAGCGTGGCGCTTGATCTTCCTATGAAAAGGCAGTTTGAGCTAGGAAAGGCTTTAAGAGCTTTGCGTGATGAGGAGATTTTAATTTTTGCAAGTGGAAATATCGTTCATAATCTTTCCTTAATGCACCCAAACTATGAAAATAAGGCTTTTGAATGGACCTTAAACTTTGATGAGTTTATCAAAAAAGCCGTGCTTGAAAAAGACTATGAAAGCATTTTAAATTTCGAACAATCCCCATTTTTTGATCAGCGTTGTTTTGCGAGCTTGGAGCATTTTTTGCCTTTCATTAACGCACTTGGAGCAAGCACAAAAGAAGATCCTATCAGCGTTTTTAACCAAAACTATAATTATGGCTCTGTGTCCATGACAAGCTATCTTTGGGGCGAGCTTTAG
- a CDS encoding class I SAM-dependent DNA methyltransferase — MPSIEEIIEDKTKQELVKLGINYFTKTQTINTEIENALKKAPSKAGGGGGNYPDIKLFLKTKSLRKIPIMIEVKGAKNKLLKLKNGEIYNFNDKGELSSNIKDYALNGAVHYANAILDYTQSYDEVIALGINGYYESEESKNLNMEYAFYYLNRENLSYPKKIGDFQDLSCLSNEYLDDFLEQIDNLKLNDKEKARVLEDLENDVETKLNKLNQFLHDELLDVKPNTRVSLLVGMIMAAHGVNDKVSPLELKDLKGEEGQNSNDGHIFINKINDFLLEKNLPKEKIEAVMNELKMAFIDSKLWQKAQYVNFKNTDESPLKRAYSLVLDHIFPLVKKLKKADIAGKLFNSITKWLKVPDNEKNDVVLTPRYVVDLMIKLARVNKDSYVCDYATGSGAFLIQAMNTMIKDCESLQSSKQRELKIAHIKAYQLLGIEKRLDIYLLGVLNMILLDDGSANFLHENSLHYEGKYEQGAKKGQDFPADVFLLNPPYSESGKGFIFAQKALKKMQKGRACIIIQENAGSGNGLPYTKELLKHSSLLASIRMPPDLFIGKSSVQTAIYLFETARAHDPKHLVKFIDFSNDGYTRAAKKKAKASANLRDTDNAKARYDEIVDIVLNRKKKTNYYDDFVIEDTINLEGKDWTFSQHKKIDTTPKLEDFKKCVSEYLAWEVSNILKGQKSPF; from the coding sequence ATGCCAAGTATAGAAGAGATTATCGAAGATAAAACAAAGCAAGAGCTTGTAAAATTAGGAATTAATTATTTTACAAAAACGCAAACCATCAATACAGAAATAGAAAATGCCTTAAAAAAAGCCCCAAGTAAAGCAGGTGGTGGGGGTGGAAATTATCCTGATATAAAGCTTTTTTTAAAGACAAAAAGCCTAAGAAAAATCCCCATTATGATAGAAGTAAAAGGGGCAAAAAATAAACTTCTTAAATTAAAAAATGGAGAAATTTATAATTTCAATGATAAAGGCGAGTTAAGCTCCAATATCAAAGATTACGCTTTAAATGGTGCTGTGCATTATGCTAATGCTATTTTAGATTATACTCAAAGTTATGATGAGGTTATAGCATTAGGTATAAATGGCTATTATGAGAGCGAAGAAAGTAAAAATTTAAATATGGAATACGCCTTTTATTATTTAAATAGGGAAAATTTATCCTATCCTAAAAAAATAGGTGATTTTCAGGATTTATCTTGTCTTTCAAATGAATACTTAGATGATTTTTTAGAGCAAATTGATAATTTAAAGCTAAATGATAAGGAAAAAGCAAGGGTCTTAGAAGATTTAGAAAATGATGTAGAAACAAAGCTTAATAAACTTAATCAATTCTTGCACGATGAGCTTTTAGATGTAAAGCCAAATACTAGGGTTTCTTTGCTTGTTGGTATGATAATGGCAGCTCACGGCGTAAATGATAAGGTTTCTCCTTTGGAATTAAAGGACTTAAAAGGTGAAGAGGGTCAAAACTCAAATGATGGTCATATTTTTATAAATAAAATCAATGATTTTTTATTAGAAAAAAATCTACCAAAAGAAAAAATAGAAGCTGTGATGAATGAATTGAAAATGGCTTTTATAGATTCTAAATTATGGCAAAAAGCTCAATATGTTAATTTTAAAAATACCGATGAGAGTCCGCTTAAAAGAGCTTATTCTTTAGTTTTAGACCACATCTTTCCTCTTGTGAAAAAGCTTAAAAAGGCTGATATTGCAGGAAAGCTTTTTAATTCCATTACAAAATGGCTTAAAGTGCCAGACAATGAAAAAAATGATGTGGTTTTAACTCCTCGCTATGTGGTTGATTTAATGATAAAATTAGCAAGGGTAAATAAAGATTCTTATGTGTGTGATTATGCTACAGGCTCAGGGGCTTTTTTAATCCAAGCTATGAATACCATGATAAAAGATTGTGAAAGCTTACAAAGTTCAAAGCAAAGAGAGTTAAAAATAGCTCACATTAAAGCCTATCAGCTACTAGGCATTGAAAAGAGATTAGATATTTATTTGCTTGGTGTTTTAAATATGATCTTACTTGATGATGGTTCGGCTAATTTTTTACACGAAAATAGTTTGCATTATGAGGGTAAATATGAACAAGGGGCTAAAAAAGGACAAGACTTTCCAGCTGATGTTTTCTTACTAAATCCTCCATATTCAGAGTCCGGTAAAGGTTTTATTTTCGCCCAAAAGGCTTTAAAAAAGATGCAAAAAGGAAGAGCTTGTATCATAATACAAGAAAATGCAGGAAGTGGCAACGGACTTCCCTACACAAAAGAGCTTTTAAAGCACTCAAGCTTATTAGCTAGCATTAGAATGCCTCCTGATTTATTTATTGGCAAATCAAGTGTTCAAACAGCTATTTATCTTTTTGAAACAGCAAGAGCACACGATCCTAAACATTTGGTTAAATTTATAGACTTTAGTAATGATGGCTACACGAGAGCTGCAAAGAAAAAGGCAAAAGCTAGTGCAAATTTACGCGACACCGATAACGCAAAGGCAAGATATGATGAGATAGTTGATATCGTGTTAAATCGCAAGAAAAAGACAAATTATTATGATGATTTTGTGATTGAGGACACCATAAATTTAGAGGGCAAGGACTGGACTTTTTCGCAACATAAAAAGATAGACACCACCCCAAAATTAGAGGATTTTAAAAAATGCGTTAGCGAGTATCTAGCTTGGGAGGTTAGCAATATCCTTAAGGGGCAAAAAAGCCCTTTTTAA
- a CDS encoding restriction endonuclease subunit S: protein MEKLEAKFKANGGEFREFCLDELFISSNGDSDIQQRHINSKGELVVSSGENEMGIIGRSDVKAKIFEANTLTIDMFGNVFYRNHSYKMVTHARVFSLKFKNPNFTAKAMLYVCTLMKWFKLKFSYSNMASWKKVKDLTIFLPTQKGKIAFEFMEDYIAELQAERVRELQAYLAAAGLSDYKLTKEEKEALNSFERLTNERERERERETRSKLKFSLYNAA from the coding sequence TTGGAAAAGCTAGAAGCTAAATTTAAGGCAAACGGGGGCGAATTTAGGGAGTTTTGTTTAGATGAGTTGTTTATCTCATCAAATGGAGATTCTGATATTCAGCAAAGACATATTAATTCAAAAGGCGAGCTAGTCGTAAGTTCTGGCGAAAATGAAATGGGGATTATAGGCAGAAGCGATGTAAAGGCTAAAATTTTCGAAGCAAATACCTTAACTATCGATATGTTTGGGAATGTATTTTATAGAAATCACAGCTATAAAATGGTTACTCACGCAAGGGTATTTTCTCTTAAATTTAAAAATCCAAATTTTACAGCCAAAGCTATGCTTTATGTTTGCACTTTGATGAAGTGGTTTAAGCTTAAATTTTCTTACTCAAATATGGCAAGTTGGAAAAAGGTAAAAGATTTAACTATATTTTTACCCACTCAAAAGGGCAAAATCGCCTTTGAATTTATGGAAGATTATATAGCGGAGCTGCAAGCGGAGCGTGTGCGGGAGCTGCAAGCTTATCTCGCCGCCGCTGGGCTAAGTGATTATAAGCTTACTAAAGAAGAAAAAGAAGCTTTAAATAGCTTTGAAAGGCTGACAAACGAGAGAGAGAGAGAGAGAGAGAGAGAGACAAGAAGCAAACTTAAATTTAGCTTATACAACGCCGCCTAG
- a CDS encoding restriction endonuclease subunit S: MFEVKPTKAYKLTNIDLFEKGGKYPIVTNSSLNNGVSGYTNLKPTEKANMITYSDTTTSEGIFYQPRDFVGYSHVQGLYPLQDINLWNETSLLYFVVAFRKSAFGRFSYADKFNRKIASQMKVILPTQNSQIAFEFIQNFIKAIEKETIKEVVLFSQRELKAYEEAIKKES; the protein is encoded by the coding sequence TTGTTTGAGGTAAAACCTACAAAGGCTTACAAATTAACAAATATTGATTTGTTTGAAAAAGGCGGTAAATACCCTATCGTTACAAATTCAAGTCTAAATAATGGAGTAAGTGGATATACAAATTTAAAACCAACAGAAAAAGCTAATATGATAACTTATAGCGATACCACCACCTCTGAGGGTATTTTTTATCAACCACGAGACTTTGTAGGTTATTCTCATGTGCAAGGACTTTACCCCTTGCAAGATATAAATTTATGGAATGAAACAAGTTTACTTTATTTTGTAGTGGCGTTTAGAAAGTCTGCTTTTGGAAGATTTAGTTATGCTGATAAATTTAATAGAAAAATCGCAAGCCAAATGAAGGTAATTTTACCCACCCAAAACAGCCAAATCGCCTTTGAATTTATACAAAATTTTATAAAAGCGATTGAAAAAGAGACTATTAAAGAAGTAGTGCTTTTTAGCCAAAGAGAATTAAAAGCCTATGAAGAGGCTATTAAAAAAGAGTCTTAG
- a CDS encoding DMT family transporter — MIYYLIAFLMGVAITFQAGVNASLAKSLNSTALVAGFISLFIGAFCIGSVALFKGDLNLSLFKELASQEWWKFLGGILGAFFLFATILLAPKIGFANMFILALVGQLLTSFLLDSFGIFGEAKSISFEKILGLCLLLVSLLIFYAKDLFSRS; from the coding sequence ATGATTTATTATTTGATAGCTTTTTTAATGGGCGTTGCGATTACTTTTCAAGCAGGCGTTAATGCTAGCCTTGCTAAAAGCTTAAACTCAACAGCCCTTGTGGCAGGCTTTATCTCGCTTTTTATCGGTGCTTTTTGTATAGGAAGCGTGGCTCTTTTTAAGGGAGATTTAAACTTAAGTCTTTTTAAAGAGCTTGCTTCGCAGGAGTGGTGGAAATTTTTGGGCGGAATTTTAGGGGCTTTTTTCCTTTTTGCGACCATTTTACTAGCTCCTAAAATAGGCTTTGCAAATATGTTTATCCTAGCACTTGTGGGACAGCTTTTAACAAGCTTTTTGCTTGATAGCTTTGGCATTTTTGGCGAAGCAAAAAGCATTTCTTTTGAAAAAATCCTAGGGCTTTGCTTGCTTTTGGTATCGCTTTTGATCTTTTATGCTAAAGATCTTTTTTCAAGATCTTAG
- a CDS encoding alpha/beta fold hydrolase — protein MNFVKFMLFLAIFSLANAGEARYFMQQDSDITSKIPYGNNEKAGSYVDVGDTKLYYELYGKGEVVLVLHGGGVGSTYEMGRLIDELSKNYQVIALSTRAHGKSPIGKEPLSYEQKAKDALAVLKKVSKKPAIVLGFSDGAYTAYKLASMYPKSVKKIIAIGAGELISPNLRKIPPVKLETWAKMDAKFMKNKLELSPESPDDLQKYFDEYFKFYSELKVSKELFSTIKCPVLLIVGENDANAPLDSVLAAHKMIPNASLAVIANAPHPAFNANFDAVWANIKPFLQR, from the coding sequence ATGAACTTTGTTAAATTCATGCTCTTTTTGGCTATTTTTAGCCTTGCAAATGCTGGTGAGGCAAGGTATTTTATGCAGCAAGACAGCGACATAACAAGTAAAATTCCTTACGGAAATAACGAAAAAGCAGGTAGCTATGTCGATGTGGGCGATACGAAGCTTTATTATGAGCTTTATGGTAAGGGCGAGGTGGTGCTTGTTTTGCACGGCGGAGGCGTTGGAAGTACTTATGAAATGGGGCGTTTGATCGATGAGCTTTCTAAAAATTACCAAGTTATCGCCCTTTCAACCCGCGCTCATGGCAAATCTCCTATCGGCAAAGAGCCTTTAAGCTATGAGCAAAAGGCAAAGGACGCACTTGCAGTTTTAAAAAAAGTGAGCAAAAAGCCTGCCATAGTGCTTGGCTTTAGCGATGGCGCTTATACAGCTTATAAACTTGCTAGTATGTATCCAAAATCTGTCAAAAAAATCATAGCCATAGGTGCTGGAGAGCTAATCAGCCCAAATCTTAGAAAAATCCCGCCAGTTAAGCTTGAAACTTGGGCTAAAATGGATGCTAAATTTATGAAAAACAAGCTTGAATTAAGTCCAGAAAGCCCTGATGATCTTCAAAAGTATTTTGATGAGTATTTTAAATTTTATAGCGAACTTAAGGTTTCAAAGGAGCTTTTTAGCACCATAAAATGCCCTGTTTTGCTTATAGTGGGCGAAAATGACGCTAACGCTCCGCTTGATAGCGTGCTTGCAGCTCATAAAATGATACCAAATGCGAGCCTAGCAGTTATCGCAAATGCACCGCACCCAGCATTTAACGCAAATTTTGACGCCGTTTGGGCGAACATAAAGCCCTTTTTGCAAAGATAA